A part of Mesoplodon densirostris isolate mMesDen1 chromosome 10, mMesDen1 primary haplotype, whole genome shotgun sequence genomic DNA contains:
- the RPP40 gene encoding ribonuclease P protein subunit p40 isoform X3 yields the protein MRMPAGKGRGEPNPGRACVRKTMAMLSRLREVPRHLLVCEKSNFGHDKSRHRHLVETHYHNYRVSFLIPECGILSKELKDLVMDSGPYYFVKDLPLHELIAHEFINTFVKKGACYALTYNTNIDEDNTVALLPNGKLILSLDKDTYEEAGLQGRPSQYSGRKTMKFSVEGPTMMSYFSNYRIREHQPEIALSTVTDLQCPVLQSGELGGKPEAACSARELFEWLGAVFSNAELNNEPDNFISTYCCPQPSTMVAKAYLCTITGFLLPEKIRLLLERLCRYFDEPKLAPWVTLSVQGFADSPVSWRENEHGFRKGGEHLYNFVVFSNQDYWLQLAVGANDDCPP from the exons ATGCGCATGCCcgcggggaaggggcggggcgaGCCGAACCCTGGCAGGGCCTGCGTGAGGAAGACCATGGCCATGCTGTCTCGGCTGCGAGAGGTGCCCCGGCACTTGCTGGTCTGCGAAAAGTCCAACTTCGGCCACGACAAGTCGCGCCACCGGCATCTCGTTGAGACGCACTATCACAACTACAGG GTTTCATTTCTGATTCCTGAATGTGGGATACtatcaaaagaactgaaagaccTGGTCATGGACTCTGGACCCTATTACTTTGTGAAGGATTTACCTCTTCATGAGTTAATCGCACACGAATTCATCAATACTTTTGTCAAGAAAG GTGCGTGCTATGCACTAACGTACAACACAAATATTGACGAGGATAATACTGTGGCTCTGCTACCAAATG GGAAATTAATTTTATCCCTGGATAAAGACACTTATGAAGAAGCTGGACTTCAAGGTCGTCCATCTCAGTATTCTGGCAGGAAAACCATGAAATTTA GTGTGGAAGGACCAACGATGATGTCATACTTTTCCAATTACCGGATTCGGGAGCATCAGCCAGAAATAGCGCTGAGCACGGTGACGGATCTGCAGTGCCCCGTGCTGCAGAGTGGCGAGCTTGGGGGCAAGCCCGAGGCGGCCTGCAGCGCCCGGGAGCTCTTCGAGTGGCTGGGCGCCGTCTTCAGTAACGCCGAGCT AAATAATGAGCCTGATAATTTCATATCAACCTACTGCTGTCCTCAGCCCAGCACCATGGTGGCGAAGGCTTACTTGTGTACAATCACTGGCTTCCTCCTTCCAGAGAAGATACGTCTCCTGTTGGAACGGCTGTG TCGCTACTTTGATGAACCAAAGTTGGCCCCGTGGGTGACGTTGTCGGTTCAAGGCTTTGCAGACAGCCCTGTTTCCTGGAGAGAAAATGAACACGGTTTTCGAAAAGGAGGAGAACATTTATACAACTTTGTGGTTTTTAGTAATCAGGACTACTGGCTTCAGTTGGCTGTTGGGGCAAATGATGACTGTCCACCATAA
- the RPP40 gene encoding ribonuclease P protein subunit p40 isoform X1: protein MRMPAGKGRGEPNPGRACVRKTMAMLSRLREVPRHLLVCEKSNFGHDKSRHRHLVETHYHNYRVSFLIPECGILSKELKDLVMDSGPYYFVKDLPLHELIAHEFINTFVKKGACYALTYNTNIDEDNTVALLPNGKLILSLDKDTYEEAGLQGRPSQYSGRKTMKFIVSIDLMDLSSKLDSKKYKRISWAFKEKKPLKFDFLLAWHQTGVEGPTMMSYFSNYRIREHQPEIALSTVTDLQCPVLQSGELGGKPEAACSARELFEWLGAVFSNAELNNEPDNFISTYCCPQPSTMVAKAYLCTITGFLLPEKIRLLLERLCRYFDEPKLAPWVTLSVQGFADSPVSWRENEHGFRKGGEHLYNFVVFSNQDYWLQLAVGANDDCPP from the exons ATGCGCATGCCcgcggggaaggggcggggcgaGCCGAACCCTGGCAGGGCCTGCGTGAGGAAGACCATGGCCATGCTGTCTCGGCTGCGAGAGGTGCCCCGGCACTTGCTGGTCTGCGAAAAGTCCAACTTCGGCCACGACAAGTCGCGCCACCGGCATCTCGTTGAGACGCACTATCACAACTACAGG GTTTCATTTCTGATTCCTGAATGTGGGATACtatcaaaagaactgaaagaccTGGTCATGGACTCTGGACCCTATTACTTTGTGAAGGATTTACCTCTTCATGAGTTAATCGCACACGAATTCATCAATACTTTTGTCAAGAAAG GTGCGTGCTATGCACTAACGTACAACACAAATATTGACGAGGATAATACTGTGGCTCTGCTACCAAATG GGAAATTAATTTTATCCCTGGATAAAGACACTTATGAAGAAGCTGGACTTCAAGGTCGTCCATCTCAGTATTCTGGCAGGAAAACCATGAAATTTA ttgtttccattgATTTGATGGATTTATCCTCTAAACTGGACTCTAAGAAGTATAAAAGAATATCTTGggctttcaaagaaaagaaaccattgaaatttgattttcttttggcGTGGCATCAGACag GTGTGGAAGGACCAACGATGATGTCATACTTTTCCAATTACCGGATTCGGGAGCATCAGCCAGAAATAGCGCTGAGCACGGTGACGGATCTGCAGTGCCCCGTGCTGCAGAGTGGCGAGCTTGGGGGCAAGCCCGAGGCGGCCTGCAGCGCCCGGGAGCTCTTCGAGTGGCTGGGCGCCGTCTTCAGTAACGCCGAGCT AAATAATGAGCCTGATAATTTCATATCAACCTACTGCTGTCCTCAGCCCAGCACCATGGTGGCGAAGGCTTACTTGTGTACAATCACTGGCTTCCTCCTTCCAGAGAAGATACGTCTCCTGTTGGAACGGCTGTG TCGCTACTTTGATGAACCAAAGTTGGCCCCGTGGGTGACGTTGTCGGTTCAAGGCTTTGCAGACAGCCCTGTTTCCTGGAGAGAAAATGAACACGGTTTTCGAAAAGGAGGAGAACATTTATACAACTTTGTGGTTTTTAGTAATCAGGACTACTGGCTTCAGTTGGCTGTTGGGGCAAATGATGACTGTCCACCATAA
- the RPP40 gene encoding ribonuclease P protein subunit p40 isoform X2 translates to MRMPAGKGRGEPNPGRACVRKTMAMLSRLREVPRHLLVCEKSNFGHDKSRHRHLVETHYHNYRVSFLIPECGILSKELKDLVMDSGPYYFVKDLPLHELIAHEFINTFVKKGKLILSLDKDTYEEAGLQGRPSQYSGRKTMKFIVSIDLMDLSSKLDSKKYKRISWAFKEKKPLKFDFLLAWHQTGVEGPTMMSYFSNYRIREHQPEIALSTVTDLQCPVLQSGELGGKPEAACSARELFEWLGAVFSNAELNNEPDNFISTYCCPQPSTMVAKAYLCTITGFLLPEKIRLLLERLCRYFDEPKLAPWVTLSVQGFADSPVSWRENEHGFRKGGEHLYNFVVFSNQDYWLQLAVGANDDCPP, encoded by the exons ATGCGCATGCCcgcggggaaggggcggggcgaGCCGAACCCTGGCAGGGCCTGCGTGAGGAAGACCATGGCCATGCTGTCTCGGCTGCGAGAGGTGCCCCGGCACTTGCTGGTCTGCGAAAAGTCCAACTTCGGCCACGACAAGTCGCGCCACCGGCATCTCGTTGAGACGCACTATCACAACTACAGG GTTTCATTTCTGATTCCTGAATGTGGGATACtatcaaaagaactgaaagaccTGGTCATGGACTCTGGACCCTATTACTTTGTGAAGGATTTACCTCTTCATGAGTTAATCGCACACGAATTCATCAATACTTTTGTCAAGAAAG GGAAATTAATTTTATCCCTGGATAAAGACACTTATGAAGAAGCTGGACTTCAAGGTCGTCCATCTCAGTATTCTGGCAGGAAAACCATGAAATTTA ttgtttccattgATTTGATGGATTTATCCTCTAAACTGGACTCTAAGAAGTATAAAAGAATATCTTGggctttcaaagaaaagaaaccattgaaatttgattttcttttggcGTGGCATCAGACag GTGTGGAAGGACCAACGATGATGTCATACTTTTCCAATTACCGGATTCGGGAGCATCAGCCAGAAATAGCGCTGAGCACGGTGACGGATCTGCAGTGCCCCGTGCTGCAGAGTGGCGAGCTTGGGGGCAAGCCCGAGGCGGCCTGCAGCGCCCGGGAGCTCTTCGAGTGGCTGGGCGCCGTCTTCAGTAACGCCGAGCT AAATAATGAGCCTGATAATTTCATATCAACCTACTGCTGTCCTCAGCCCAGCACCATGGTGGCGAAGGCTTACTTGTGTACAATCACTGGCTTCCTCCTTCCAGAGAAGATACGTCTCCTGTTGGAACGGCTGTG TCGCTACTTTGATGAACCAAAGTTGGCCCCGTGGGTGACGTTGTCGGTTCAAGGCTTTGCAGACAGCCCTGTTTCCTGGAGAGAAAATGAACACGGTTTTCGAAAAGGAGGAGAACATTTATACAACTTTGTGGTTTTTAGTAATCAGGACTACTGGCTTCAGTTGGCTGTTGGGGCAAATGATGACTGTCCACCATAA